CGTTTACATACATGTCTTTGCTAATAGTAATCCACCTCCAAGTAGTTGTCGCGAATACATGGTTTGGGCAAAGCCTTGCCCGGTTGAACGGTACATCCTCTTGTCATGTCCATAAAAAAAGGACGGACATTTTTGAAGATGTCCGCCCGCTATATGTGCATGCGTAAGTGTACGCAAAACAATTCAACGTGTCATACCTGTTCACAGCCTAAGCGTTGTATCAGGTGAGAAGCGGGCAGCCTCTACTTCAACCACAAACTTTGTATTCATTAACCTTAATTATATTAGCATGTACAATTTAGATTGTCAAATATTTTTACAATCTCATAATTAGTATGTGTAATACACTTACAGTTTATACGTCATTATAATACAAAGAATTAAAGATAATCAAGTACCTTATTAATTAAAAACGTGCAACTTCCGCTTTAATATTCGCTAAGAACTCTTCGAATGAAATTGTTTCTGAATCTTTTGAGCCGTAACGACGCACGTTCACACCGTTGGCTTCAACTTCTTTATCGCCAATAACAAGCATGTAAGGAATCTTTTTCATTTGTGCTTCACGGATTTTGTACCCTAGTTTTTCTTCACGATCATCCATTTCCACACGTAATCCAGCTGCTGTCAACTGCTCTTCGATTTGTTTCGCATAGTCGAAGTGCGCTTCGTTTGATACTGGGATTACTTCTACTTGTACTGGTGCTAACCAAGTTGGGAATGCCCCTTTATATTCCTCAATTAAGAAGGCAACGAAACGTTCCATTGTTGACACAACACCACGGTGAATAACGACTGGACGATGTGGTTTACCATCTTCACCTACATATGTTAAGTCAAAGCGTTCTGGTAATAAGAAGTCTAATTGTACAGTTGATAATGTTTCTTCTTTACCAATGGCAGTTTTTACTTGTACGTCAAGTTTAGGGCCATAGAACGCCGCTTCACCTTCTGCTTCAAAGTAATCTAAGCCAAGCTCATCCATTGCTTCTTTTAACATGCTTTGTGCTTTTTCCCACATTGCATCGTCATCGAAGTACTTCTCTGTATCTGCTGGATCACGATAAGATAGACGGAATGAATAATCTTTTAAATCAAAGTCTTTGTACACTTCTAAAATTAACTGCACAACTTTTTGGAACTCTGCTTTAATTTGGTCTGGACGAACAAAGATATGTGCATCATTTAACGTCATCCCACGTACACGTTGTAACCCTGAAACAGCGCCCGACATTTCATAACGGTGCATTGTTCCAAGTTCAGCAATACGTAATGGTAAATTTCGATAAGAGTGCATGCTGTTTTTGTAAACCATCATATGGTGTGGACAGTTCATCGGACGCATAATTAATGTCTCATTATCCATTTCCATTGGTGGGAAAATGGAATCTTGATAATGATCCCAGTGACCTGAAGTTTGATAAAGCTCTTTAGAACCAAGTACTGGTGTATAGACATGTTTATAACCAAGCGCTAATTCTTTATCTACGATATAACGTTCAATCACACGACGGATTGTTGCACCATTTGGTAACCAAAGTGGTAAACCTTGACCTACTTTTTGAGAAGTAGTGAATAATTCTAATTCTTTCCCGATTTTACGGTGGTCACGTTCTTTTGCTTCTTCCAACATTTGAAGGTGGTGCTTTAATTCTTCTTTTTTGAAGAAAGCTGTACCGTAAA
This DNA window, taken from Lysinibacillus sp. FSL M8-0337, encodes the following:
- the thrS gene encoding threonine--tRNA ligase produces the protein MSDMIKLTFPDGAVKEFAKGTSTDDVALSISPGLRKKAYAGKVNGELVDLKTPIEENATIAIITQDDEAALEILRHSTAHLTAQAIKRLFPEVKLGIGPVIEGGFYYDIDAPTPITAEDLPAIEKEMKKIIAENLEVERKNVSRAEAQAIYEEIDDEYKLELLEAIPADEQVSIYYQGEFFDLCRGIHVPSTGKLREFKLLSLAGAYWRGNSDNKMLQRIYGTAFFKKEELKHHLQMLEEAKERDHRKIGKELELFTTSQKVGQGLPLWLPNGATIRRVIERYIVDKELALGYKHVYTPVLGSKELYQTSGHWDHYQDSIFPPMEMDNETLIMRPMNCPHHMMVYKNSMHSYRNLPLRIAELGTMHRYEMSGAVSGLQRVRGMTLNDAHIFVRPDQIKAEFQKVVQLILEVYKDFDLKDYSFRLSYRDPADTEKYFDDDAMWEKAQSMLKEAMDELGLDYFEAEGEAAFYGPKLDVQVKTAIGKEETLSTVQLDFLLPERFDLTYVGEDGKPHRPVVIHRGVVSTMERFVAFLIEEYKGAFPTWLAPVQVEVIPVSNEAHFDYAKQIEEQLTAAGLRVEMDDREEKLGYKIREAQMKKIPYMLVIGDKEVEANGVNVRRYGSKDSETISFEEFLANIKAEVARF